Part of the Vibrio sp. SS-MA-C1-2 genome, GATAAATGGTTTGGGCAATACCAAGCATTAAAACAGATTGACCTCTCCGTAAATAAAGGAGAAAAGTTAGTAATATGTGGTCCATCAGGATCAGGGAAATCAACCCTAATTCGTTGCATTAATGGCTTAGAAAAATATAACAATGGCGAGATTGGAGTTAATGGCCAACCGCTAACAAAGCAACATTTAAATACTATCCGAGGCTCTGTCGGTATGGTATTCCAACATTTCAATCTTTTCCCTCATCTAACCATTTTAGAAAATTTGACCTTAGCGCCACGACGAAAACTAAAATTAACCAAAGATGATGCTGAAAAATTAGCAATGCACTATTTAGAGCGAGTTCATATTGCACAGCAAGCCAATAAATATCCATCTCAACTATCTGGTGGTCAACAACAGCGTGTTGCTATTGCTCGTTCTCTTTGTATGAAGCCTGATATTCTACTGTTTGACGAACCAACATCTGCCTTAGATCCTGAAATGATCAGTGAAGTATTAGATGTCATTTGTGAACTCGCAGAAGATGGCATGACCATGGTGATAGTAACCCATGAAATGGGGTTTGCTCGTCGTATCGCTGATCGTGTCGTTTTCATGGATCAAGGTGAAATTGTTGAAGTTGCTCCTCCTAGCGAGCTTTTTGATTCCCCTAAAGCTGCAAGAACCCAAAAGTTTTTGCAACAGATCTTGAGCTACTAAGGGTTAATCATGAGTAGGCTAACGACCAGTTATCGAATCGTAAAACCTGTATTAATGGCACTGCTACAAATCACGGTCGTTGGATTGGGACTGAGCTGGGTCTTAATCCAAGGTGCAGAGCAAATGAACTATCAATGGCAATGGTATCGTATTCCACAATATCTTTGGTTTAAAGAAGATGGTGAATGGTACCTTGCGGAGTTGTTACAAGGTTTACTCGTCACCCTTGAAGTATCAGCTTGGGCAATGGTTTTCACTGTCGTTATCGCCTTAGTTACCGCCCTACTCGCCCGTTCTCACTCGATTGTTGGCAGAACGTTAGCGCTTATTTATGTCGAATTAGTGCGAAACACCCCATTATTAGTACAAATTTATCTGCTTTATTTTGTCTTAGGGCCAGTATTAGGGCTCGATCGTAGTAGTACCGCGATTCTAGCGTTAGCCCTTTTTCAAGGCGCATACACCGCTGAAATTTTTCGAGCCGGTTTAATGGGCGTACCCAAAGGACAACATGAAGCATGTGAGAGTTTAGGGTTATCAAAAGTCGACAGTTATCGTTTTATTATTTTACCGCAAGCATTACGTCGAATTATTCCACCTCTCACCAATGAGATGGTGTCATTAATTAAAAACTCATCGATTGTCAGTGTGATGGCGATTTTTGATTTAACTACAGAAGGAAAAAATATTGTCGCAGATACCGCGATGCCTTTTGAGGTCTGGTTTTCTGTTGCAGGGATCTACCTTTGCATCACATTATTACTCTCTGCATTAGCAGCTTACTTAGAGTACCGATTAAATCGTCCTCTACGTTAAATAGAGGATAAAGATTAAATCCAACACAATACAGAATTACATTAATTAGGAGAAAGGATTCATGAAAAAACTCATCACCCTCATTTCACTGCTGATGACACTCTTGCTGTCACCGATCACCAGTGCCAATACTCTCAATGAGATCAAAGAACGCGGCACCTTACGTGTTGGACTTTCCACCTTTGTTCCTTGGGCGATGCGCGATAAACATGGGGAATTAATCGGCTTTGAAGTCGAAGTTGCAAAGCGATTAGCCGAAGATAGTGGCTTAAAAGTTGAGTTTATTCCAACGGCCTGGGATGGCATGATCCCAGCATTATTGGCTGGAAAGTTTGATGTGATTATTGGTGGTATGTCTATTACGCCTCAACGTAACTTAAGCGTTTTATTTACCCACCCATATTCACACTCAGGCGTCCAAATGGCGGCAAATAAGTCTCTTGCTGGGGATAAAGCCACCATTGCCGATTATAACAAACGCAGTGTGACTCTGGTTGTTCGTCGTGGAGCAACGACCGTTCAAACAGCGAAAAAATACTTCCCTAAAGCGAAATTACGTCAATTTGATGATGATGCACAAGCATTCCAAGAAGTATTAAATGGTAATGCTGAAGCCGTATTAGCAACGTCACCAAAACCCGAGCAAATGGCGCTAGAGTATCCAGAAAAGCTTTACTTACCGTTAACGACACGTCTGAGCCGTGGTTCTGAAGCCTTTGCTGTACGTCAAGGTGAGCACGATCTATTAAACTACTTCAACAACTGGATCTTACTTCGTGAAGAAGATGGTTGGTTAAAAGAACGCCATGATTACTGGTTTACAACGTTAGACTGGCAGGATCAGATCCAAGCTGGACAATAATCGATGAGTAATCCGACAACAAAGAGATCCTTCAGGATCTCTTTGAATAAACTTGATCTTATTTTAATTGGCCTGTTGATTGCGGCATCGATCTGGTTATATGGTCGTATCGAATATGGTATGACCTATAACTGGCGCTGGGAGCAAGCGTTTAACACCCTTTTTTATTCGTCTCATGAAGGGGCAACGCCCTATTTTATTCAAGGGGTTATTGCGACCTTACGTTTAAGTTTATGGGGGATCATTTTCTCTGCGATATTAGGTCTGTTGTTAGCGTTAGCTCGTCGTTCTACTAATCAACTGTTCACTTTTCCTGCTCAATGTTATATCCAGTTGGTACGCAATATTCCACCATTGGTTTTTGTTTTTATCTTTTACTTTTTTATTTCCAGTCAGTTAATTCCTGCCATTGGTTTAAGCGATCTATTGCGTAATAACCAATCCATTAATGGACTTCAACAGTTTTTATTTGGTGAACGCCGACTATGGGAGAATCTGATCTCTGGCGTACTTTGCGTTGGCTTAATTTCCGCCGCTTACATTGCTGAAATTATTCGCTCAGGAATAGAAAGTATTGATAAAGGACAATGGGAAGCGGCAGATTCTCTTGGCTTGTCTACAATTGATAAACAGCGTTTTATTATCCTGCCTCAAGCGTTTAAAGCGACATTACCTCCGCTTGCTGGTCAATTTATCTCATTAGTGAAAGACTCTTCGATTATCTCTTTAATCTCAATTCAAGAATTAACCTTTGTGGGATCGGAGATCGCTAACTCTTCAGGTTTAATTTTTGAGACTTGGATTTTAGTAGGATTGGTTTACTTTGTACTCTGTTTTTCACTTTCCATGCTATTTCGCGGTTTAGAAAAATATAACCATAAAAGTGAGCGATAAATTAACCCTTATTCTCTACTGATTGAGAATAAGGGCATGACTTGAAGCTCTGTCTTAGTAAATGCTGTGACAACTTCAAGTCAAAAGTAAACCTTTAAAAAGGCTGACCAATTTTAAGGTAAAGCCCATGATCCCCTGATTTTCCTTGAGCATAATCAAGGCGTAATACAATTTTCTGCTTTGGTTTAATAAGATAACGCATTCCTGCCCCTACCATCGGATACCAATTATCACTGTGGCCTAAATCATCAAACTCATTTGTCACCGTCGCTAAGCCAGCAAACGTCGCCACGCTAATCTTTTGCCACACTTTATAACGGAACTCTGTCTGGCCTATCCATGCTGACTCCCCTCGCGCCTCACCCGATGTATAACCACGATAACGTTGAAGTGTTGCTTGAGAAGTGGGTGGAGAGTCTGGATTATAGAGCCATGAGGTATTGGTTGCGATCAATGCATTAGTATTAAATGAATGGATATTGGTGTAGTTAAATTTATATGAGTTAAAGGTGTAATCTCCACCAAAGTTCTCATCATAATGGGTATAAACAAAGTTAAAAAATGACCCTTTTTTAGGATCATAAATATTGTCACGAGTGTCATAAGTCAAATCGAGTCCAATACCCACATTATCCTGTTTATCGGTAAAACCATATTGACTCAATAACTGGTCACTATTAGATATATCATGGATATCAATGTAGCTCGGATAATTTTCGACATACATGATGTGTCCTCCCATATACCAGCCCGAGCGTTTAAATTCTTGCTGATAACGAAGAAAGCCAACTTGAACATCTTGAGTCGAAGAGAGACTGGTGTTTGGTGATCCATCAAAAGAAAAGTTATTATAATCATTTTTGATTTCAGCATTAAGGTACGCAGCCGTTAACCATCGACGATTACTGTCCCAATAGGTTTTTGCAAAAAGCGCGCCCATATAAGAGTCAGTATTCGAGTAAGTCCCAGTCACACCAAACATTGAAGGTGGCGATTCAGGATCAAACTTTTTTAAATAGGCGGCGACCGCACCACCAGAGAAGCCCATTTTAGGGCCATTGGTCAATTGAGGAGCAAGTAGATAATTCTTTTTATCAATGCTTGCTAATGAAGAGAAAGAGAAAGAGAAAAAATAAAAGGTCAAACTGAGGGAGTAACAAGCCAGTTGTCGGCCTATTTTTATTGCTCTGTTGTTTGTCATATCCATTGCAACCTATAATCTAAATATTCTCAACTCATCAATATTGATTATAGGTCACAATTTTATCAACTTACCAAAGATTAAAGATTGTAATTAAAGATCATAGTTAAGTTGGATAGCAAAGAACTGGTTAGTGTTGGTGTATTGGCCTGAAATATCACTTGTCACTTGTGTATCATCTTGAAATGGGTGTAATGGGTTGCCAACACTAACACCATCATGCTTCATATCTGGATTACCATAATAAGCAAACTCATACGAGAAGTTCATCGATAAACGAGAGGTAAATTGATAGTTCAGACCGGTACCAATCGCAGTCACATCTGAAACAGGAATATCCGCATAAGTATGTTCTGCACTGTCTTGAGGGCTTGTTTCATAGCGCCCCCCATTTCAAAACGTAATTTATCAGTAATTTGATAACGACCACCCAAAGAGAACTGATAAACATCATTTAATTCACGCTTGATCTCATAAGGCTGACCTAAACCATCAACGGTAATATTGGTGTTGGGTTCTCCACTCCAAAATTCAACACCGACTGTCCATAGTAGATCAAATCGATGAGTTAACCCATGCACACCAGACAATTTCACTTGGTCGACTAAATCTAGATCAACATTCGCAGGAAGCGATTGATCACCAACATCAATGTCAGAATCAACACTGTGCTTTATTTTAGAACGATAAGTAAAACCAATGCGGTTTTTATCATTGATCACATACAGCAGGCCAACATTACCACCATAGCCGACATCATCACCGCTCAGTTTTGCCATTTTATCATTACTTTGTGTCCCTAATTTCTCTTCTACCGACATATACTCTATCGAGAAACCAGCACCAAAGAACAAGTGATCATTAATTTTATAACTAAATGCAGGGTTTAGTTGGACTGTTTTTAAATCCACAGTCGTTCCGATTCGAGAGCCAACCCAATTGTTACCATAATCTAATGCACTACCACCTTGAGAAGCGAGAGAAACACCAAAAACAAAACGGTCATTAATGGGTTGAGTATAATAAAAAGAACCGTAAGGCATATTTTCACCGGCATCTGAAACATCATTTGCCGGATCATTATCATCATCATATTTAATCTTAAGGTTTAAATACCCTAAGTTACCCGTGATTGCCGCTTTATTAAAATACCCCATACCGGCTGGATTTGAATAGGCCGTCACTGCCGTATCTGCTGTTGCTGCCATACCAGCTCCAGCAGTAGATGTGCCCAACATGCCTAATTCATTAACTAACAGAACATTTGCGAAAGAAGGGGAAGATAAAAGAAGTCCCGCAAATGCTGCATATTTATAATTTCTCGTTCGTGGCATGTTAATAATAACCTTAATTTAAATCTGTGTTTTTTTAAGAGGTGTGATTTATATATAACATTCCAACTATTATCAAATTTTATACATAGCAAATTTACTAGTCGGCATTAATATGGAATTGTTGCTGTTATTTTAAATAAAAAACAAATCACATTAACAAATATAAATTATTTTCATATAACCTGCTGTAATTCTTCAATTACACATATTGTTGAATATATAGTTTTTAATATTATATTTTGTTATTTTTATCAACAAAATAAATAAAACCAAACTGGTACGACCTCTACTGGTCAGACCTATTTTTCATTCCGATTTATTTTAAATTGTGTTATTAGAGTAATAACTCTAATTATAATTTATTTAAACTATAAGGATAAAAAACATTAAACCCTTTAAAAATAGAATGTTATATTGCAATTATAAATAACACTTATTATTGTCATCATGATAACGTGACAGAATTCTTCTTTTAGGTTTTCCGAATATGAGCTTAAAACCCGATACACAAACTGCAATGGCAGACA contains:
- a CDS encoding amino acid ABC transporter ATP-binding protein, with the protein product MLDESLSHSQPVINFQSVDKWFGQYQALKQIDLSVNKGEKLVICGPSGSGKSTLIRCINGLEKYNNGEIGVNGQPLTKQHLNTIRGSVGMVFQHFNLFPHLTILENLTLAPRRKLKLTKDDAEKLAMHYLERVHIAQQANKYPSQLSGGQQQRVAIARSLCMKPDILLFDEPTSALDPEMISEVLDVICELAEDGMTMVIVTHEMGFARRIADRVVFMDQGEIVEVAPPSELFDSPKAARTQKFLQQILSY
- a CDS encoding amino acid ABC transporter permease — protein: MSNPTTKRSFRISLNKLDLILIGLLIAASIWLYGRIEYGMTYNWRWEQAFNTLFYSSHEGATPYFIQGVIATLRLSLWGIIFSAILGLLLALARRSTNQLFTFPAQCYIQLVRNIPPLVFVFIFYFFISSQLIPAIGLSDLLRNNQSINGLQQFLFGERRLWENLISGVLCVGLISAAYIAEIIRSGIESIDKGQWEAADSLGLSTIDKQRFIILPQAFKATLPPLAGQFISLVKDSSIISLISIQELTFVGSEIANSSGLIFETWILVGLVYFVLCFSLSMLFRGLEKYNHKSER
- a CDS encoding transporter substrate-binding domain-containing protein, with the protein product MKKLITLISLLMTLLLSPITSANTLNEIKERGTLRVGLSTFVPWAMRDKHGELIGFEVEVAKRLAEDSGLKVEFIPTAWDGMIPALLAGKFDVIIGGMSITPQRNLSVLFTHPYSHSGVQMAANKSLAGDKATIADYNKRSVTLVVRRGATTVQTAKKYFPKAKLRQFDDDAQAFQEVLNGNAEAVLATSPKPEQMALEYPEKLYLPLTTRLSRGSEAFAVRQGEHDLLNYFNNWILLREEDGWLKERHDYWFTTLDWQDQIQAGQ
- a CDS encoding OmpP1/FadL family transporter; this translates as MPRTRNYKYAAFAGLLLSSPSFANVLLVNELGMLGTSTAGAGMAATADTAVTAYSNPAGMGYFNKAAITGNLGYLNLKIKYDDDNDPANDVSDAGENMPYGSFYYTQPINDRFVFGVSLASQGGSALDYGNNWVGSRIGTTVDLKTVQLNPAFSYKINDHLFFGAGFSIEYMSVEEKLGTQSNDKMAKLSGDDVGYGGNVGLLYVINDKNRIGFTYRSKIKHSVDSDIDVGDQSLPANVDLDLVDQVKLSGVHGLTHRFDLLWTVGVEFWSGEPNTNITVDGLGQPYEIKRELNDVYQFSLGGRYQITDKLRFEMGGAMKQALKTVQNILMRIFLFQM
- a CDS encoding BamA/TamA family outer membrane protein, producing MTNNRAIKIGRQLACYSLSLTFYFFSFSFSSLASIDKKNYLLAPQLTNGPKMGFSGGAVAAYLKKFDPESPPSMFGVTGTYSNTDSYMGALFAKTYWDSNRRWLTAAYLNAEIKNDYNNFSFDGSPNTSLSSTQDVQVGFLRYQQEFKRSGWYMGGHIMYVENYPSYIDIHDISNSDQLLSQYGFTDKQDNVGIGLDLTYDTRDNIYDPKKGSFFNFVYTHYDENFGGDYTFNSYKFNYTNIHSFNTNALIATNTSWLYNPDSPPTSQATLQRYRGYTSGEARGESAWIGQTEFRYKVWQKISVATFAGLATVTNEFDDLGHSDNWYPMVGAGMRYLIKPKQKIVLRLDYAQGKSGDHGLYLKIGQPF
- a CDS encoding amino acid ABC transporter permease, translated to MSRLTTSYRIVKPVLMALLQITVVGLGLSWVLIQGAEQMNYQWQWYRIPQYLWFKEDGEWYLAELLQGLLVTLEVSAWAMVFTVVIALVTALLARSHSIVGRTLALIYVELVRNTPLLVQIYLLYFVLGPVLGLDRSSTAILALALFQGAYTAEIFRAGLMGVPKGQHEACESLGLSKVDSYRFIILPQALRRIIPPLTNEMVSLIKNSSIVSVMAIFDLTTEGKNIVADTAMPFEVWFSVAGIYLCITLLLSALAAYLEYRLNRPLR